Proteins co-encoded in one Oscillatoria salina IIICB1 genomic window:
- a CDS encoding ABC transporter ATP-binding protein has translation MKGEPLIELKGISKTFGQNTILDEIDLKIHPGEALVIIGPSGTGKSTILRIVAGLLPQDAGEVYVKGELRQGLIEDRTDPIGIGMVFQQAALFDSLTVDENVGFLLYQHSKLAHPKIRQLVEEKLEMVGLKGVADKYPAQLSGGMRKRVSFARAIMSNPDNPKDNPDVILYDEPTAGLDPIASTVIEDLVRELQSQQGVCGTYVMVSHQDSTIRRTADRILFLYRGKIQWEGKVEEIDTTDNPLVRQFFSASVSGPIKVID, from the coding sequence ATGAAAGGTGAACCCCTAATTGAACTCAAAGGAATCAGTAAAACTTTTGGTCAAAATACCATTCTCGATGAAATTGACCTGAAAATTCATCCCGGTGAAGCCCTGGTAATTATCGGTCCTTCAGGTACGGGAAAATCAACAATTCTGCGAATTGTAGCAGGTTTATTACCCCAAGATGCAGGTGAAGTCTACGTTAAAGGGGAACTTCGTCAAGGATTAATCGAAGATCGCACCGATCCTATTGGGATTGGGATGGTATTTCAGCAAGCAGCTTTATTTGATTCTTTAACTGTAGATGAAAACGTGGGTTTTTTACTTTACCAACACTCGAAATTAGCCCACCCAAAAATTCGTCAATTAGTTGAAGAAAAATTAGAAATGGTTGGCTTAAAGGGTGTTGCCGATAAATATCCCGCACAGCTTTCAGGAGGAATGCGTAAGCGAGTCAGTTTTGCTAGAGCAATTATGTCTAATCCTGATAATCCTAAAGACAATCCTGATGTAATTTTATACGACGAACCCACCGCCGGACTAGATCCGATCGCCTCTACTGTCATCGAAGATTTAGTCCGCGAGTTACAATCACAACAGGGAGTTTGCGGCACTTACGTGATGGTAAGTCACCAAGACAGTACCATTCGCCGTACCGCCGACCGAATTTTATTTTTGTACCGGGGAAAAATCCAGTGGGAGGGAAAGGTAGAGGAAATCGATACTACAGATAATCCATTAGTGCGACAATTTTTTAGTGCTAGCGTTAGCGGACCGATTAAGGTAATCGACTAA
- the dapB gene encoding 4-hydroxy-tetrahydrodipicolinate reductase, protein MANESLIPVVVNGAGGKMGREVIKAVAEAEDTILLGAVDRNQKYIGADAGEVAGCGALEVPILNDLESVLVLATQEKIQGVMVDFTHPDSVYDNVRSAIAYGVRPVVGTTGLSAEQIQELAEFADKASTGALIIPNFSIGMVLLQQAALQASQYFDHVEIIELHHNQKADAPSGTAIKTAEMLAEMGKTYNPKSVEESEKIAGSRGGLAPENIRIHSVRLPGLIAHQEVIFGAPGQIYTLRHDTSDRACYMPGVLLAIRKVTELKNLVYGLEQILK, encoded by the coding sequence ATGGCGAATGAATCTCTAATTCCAGTGGTTGTCAATGGTGCTGGTGGTAAAATGGGTCGTGAGGTAATCAAAGCGGTTGCCGAAGCGGAAGATACGATCTTGTTGGGTGCAGTGGACCGCAACCAGAAATATATCGGTGCAGATGCTGGGGAAGTTGCTGGTTGCGGTGCGCTAGAAGTACCGATTCTCAATGATTTAGAAAGTGTTTTGGTGTTAGCGACGCAAGAAAAAATTCAGGGTGTGATGGTAGATTTTACTCATCCTGATAGTGTCTATGATAATGTGCGGAGCGCGATCGCCTATGGTGTCCGTCCGGTTGTGGGAACGACGGGATTAAGTGCTGAGCAAATTCAAGAATTGGCTGAGTTTGCTGATAAAGCTAGCACTGGTGCTTTAATTATCCCTAATTTCTCGATTGGCATGGTTTTGCTACAACAAGCTGCATTGCAAGCTTCGCAATATTTTGACCATGTGGAAATTATCGAATTGCATCATAACCAAAAAGCCGATGCACCAAGCGGTACAGCGATTAAAACCGCCGAAATGCTAGCAGAAATGGGCAAAACTTACAACCCTAAATCGGTAGAAGAAAGTGAAAAAATTGCTGGTTCGAGAGGCGGACTTGCACCAGAGAACATTCGCATTCACAGCGTGCGTTTACCTGGTTTAATTGCTCATCAAGAAGTAATTTTCGGAGCGCCAGGACAAATTTACACCTTACGCCATGATACCAGCGATCGCGCTTGTTATATGCCCGGAGTTCTCCTCGCAATTCGGAAAGTCACCGAACTCAAAAACTTGGTTTATGGTTTGGAACAGATTCTTAAATAG